The following coding sequences are from one Pelodiscus sinensis isolate JC-2024 unplaced genomic scaffold, ASM4963464v1 ctg108, whole genome shotgun sequence window:
- the LOC142824295 gene encoding ETS domain-containing transcription factor ERF-like isoform X2, whose protein sequence is MHCRCPAPASRHQEATWRGQGFAFPDWAYKPESSPGSRQIQLWHFILELLRKEEYHDVIAWQGDYGEFVIKDPDEVARLWGVRKCKPQMNYDKLSRALRYYYNKRILHKTKGKRFTYKFNFNKLVLVNYPFIDMGMAGGPVPQSAPPVPSGGSHFRFPPSTPSDLLSPGAEELRSPGVFSAVARRLARGSVSDCSDATSATSELEEPLGEEGRRGPGEGAGFRGPPLPAHPRLAHDSLFRAYPRPRGPEPLSPFPVSPMAGPGALLPPQLSPALPLTPTHVNYTPSPTLSPMYPGGSHFSFNPEDMKRYLQAHTQSVYNYHLSPRAFLHYPHILVPQPQRPEKPPPPEEPPAPFKFKLQPPPLGRRNRDKAPAPPGEVAAPEPRVPCIKVEPISEGESEEEEVTVEVTDVSEEDEEVFKAPPAPAGEPLVVPAPRQGEASAQCIPLKLRFKRRWSEDQRLEAGGGGGPEETDDKKVKGEGEEASAGGGRRVSTDLPHATAQLSLENKDS, encoded by the exons GGTTCGCCTTCCCCGACTGGGCCTACAAGCCCGAGTCGAGCCCCGGCTCGCGGCAGATCCAGCTCTGGCACttcatcctggagctgctgcgCAAGGAGGAGTACCACGACGTGATCGCCTGGCAGGGCGACTACGGCGAGTTCGTCATCAAGGACCCCGACGAGGTGGCGCGGCTCTGGGGCGTGCGCAAGTGCAAGCCCCAGATGAACTACGACAAGCTGAGCCGGGCGCTgag gTACTACTACAACAAGCGGATCCTGCACAAGACCAAGGGCAAACGCTTCACCTACAAGTTCAATTTCAACAAGCTGGTGCTGGTGAACTACCCCTTCATTGACATGGGCATGGCAG GCGGCCCCGTGCCCCAGAGCGCCCCGCCGGTGCCCTCGGGCGGCTCCCATTTCCGCTTCCCCCCCTCCACGCCGTCGGACCTGCTGTCGCCCGGGGCGGAGGAGCTGCGCTCGCCCGGCGTCTTCTCGGCTGTGGCCCGGCGCCTGGCCCGCGGCTCCGTCAGCGACTGCAGCGACGCCACCTCGGCCACCTCGGAGCTGGAGGAGCCGCTGGGCGAGGAGGGGCgccggggcccaggggagggggccggCTTCCGTGGTCCCCCCCTGCCTGCACACCCCCGGCTGGCCCACGACAGCCTCTTCCGTGCCTACCCCCGGCCCCGTGGGCCTGAGCCCCTAAGCCCCTTCCCGGTGTCTCCCATGGCCGGCCCTggcgccctgctgcccccccagctctcgcccgccctgcccctcactcccacccatGTGAACTACACCCCCTCGCCCACCCTGAGCCCCATGTACCCGGGCGGCTCCCACTTCTCCTTCAACCCCGAGGACATGAAGCGGTACCTGCAGGCACACACCCAGAGTGTCTACAACTACCACCTGAGCCCCCGGGCCTTCCTCCACTACCCCCACATCctggtgccccagccccagcgcccCGAGAAGCCGCCCCCGCCCgaggagccccccgcccccttcaaattcaagctgcagccccccccgctgggccggcGCAACCGGGACAAGGCGCCAGCGCCCCCCGGGGAGGTGGCCGCCCCGGAGCCCCGGGTGCCCTGCATCAAGGTGGAACCCATCTCGGAGGGCGagtcggaggaggaggaggtgacgGTGGAGGTGACAGACGTCAGCGAGGAAGACGAGGAGGTGTTCaaggctccccccgcccccgccggggagccCCTGGTGGTCCCGGCCCCCCGGCAGGGCGAGGCCAGTGCCCAGTGCATCCCCCTCAAGCTGCGCTTCAAGCGGCGCTGGAGTGAGGATCAGCGGCtggaggcgggcggggggggcggccctgAGGAGACGGACGACAAGAaggtgaagggggagggggaggaggcctcggccgggggggggcggcgtGTCAGCACCGACCTGCCCCACGCCACAGCCCAGCTCTCTCTGGAGAACAAGGACTCGTAG
- the LOC142824295 gene encoding ETS domain-containing transcription factor ERF-like isoform X1 has protein sequence MRPGRGGGGDQGGGGGRDRYRPGGGCSAGAMKTPADAGFAFPDWAYKPESSPGSRQIQLWHFILELLRKEEYHDVIAWQGDYGEFVIKDPDEVARLWGVRKCKPQMNYDKLSRALRYYYNKRILHKTKGKRFTYKFNFNKLVLVNYPFIDMGMAGGPVPQSAPPVPSGGSHFRFPPSTPSDLLSPGAEELRSPGVFSAVARRLARGSVSDCSDATSATSELEEPLGEEGRRGPGEGAGFRGPPLPAHPRLAHDSLFRAYPRPRGPEPLSPFPVSPMAGPGALLPPQLSPALPLTPTHVNYTPSPTLSPMYPGGSHFSFNPEDMKRYLQAHTQSVYNYHLSPRAFLHYPHILVPQPQRPEKPPPPEEPPAPFKFKLQPPPLGRRNRDKAPAPPGEVAAPEPRVPCIKVEPISEGESEEEEVTVEVTDVSEEDEEVFKAPPAPAGEPLVVPAPRQGEASAQCIPLKLRFKRRWSEDQRLEAGGGGGPEETDDKKVKGEGEEASAGGGRRVSTDLPHATAQLSLENKDS, from the exons GGTTCGCCTTCCCCGACTGGGCCTACAAGCCCGAGTCGAGCCCCGGCTCGCGGCAGATCCAGCTCTGGCACttcatcctggagctgctgcgCAAGGAGGAGTACCACGACGTGATCGCCTGGCAGGGCGACTACGGCGAGTTCGTCATCAAGGACCCCGACGAGGTGGCGCGGCTCTGGGGCGTGCGCAAGTGCAAGCCCCAGATGAACTACGACAAGCTGAGCCGGGCGCTgag gTACTACTACAACAAGCGGATCCTGCACAAGACCAAGGGCAAACGCTTCACCTACAAGTTCAATTTCAACAAGCTGGTGCTGGTGAACTACCCCTTCATTGACATGGGCATGGCAG GCGGCCCCGTGCCCCAGAGCGCCCCGCCGGTGCCCTCGGGCGGCTCCCATTTCCGCTTCCCCCCCTCCACGCCGTCGGACCTGCTGTCGCCCGGGGCGGAGGAGCTGCGCTCGCCCGGCGTCTTCTCGGCTGTGGCCCGGCGCCTGGCCCGCGGCTCCGTCAGCGACTGCAGCGACGCCACCTCGGCCACCTCGGAGCTGGAGGAGCCGCTGGGCGAGGAGGGGCgccggggcccaggggagggggccggCTTCCGTGGTCCCCCCCTGCCTGCACACCCCCGGCTGGCCCACGACAGCCTCTTCCGTGCCTACCCCCGGCCCCGTGGGCCTGAGCCCCTAAGCCCCTTCCCGGTGTCTCCCATGGCCGGCCCTggcgccctgctgcccccccagctctcgcccgccctgcccctcactcccacccatGTGAACTACACCCCCTCGCCCACCCTGAGCCCCATGTACCCGGGCGGCTCCCACTTCTCCTTCAACCCCGAGGACATGAAGCGGTACCTGCAGGCACACACCCAGAGTGTCTACAACTACCACCTGAGCCCCCGGGCCTTCCTCCACTACCCCCACATCctggtgccccagccccagcgcccCGAGAAGCCGCCCCCGCCCgaggagccccccgcccccttcaaattcaagctgcagccccccccgctgggccggcGCAACCGGGACAAGGCGCCAGCGCCCCCCGGGGAGGTGGCCGCCCCGGAGCCCCGGGTGCCCTGCATCAAGGTGGAACCCATCTCGGAGGGCGagtcggaggaggaggaggtgacgGTGGAGGTGACAGACGTCAGCGAGGAAGACGAGGAGGTGTTCaaggctccccccgcccccgccggggagccCCTGGTGGTCCCGGCCCCCCGGCAGGGCGAGGCCAGTGCCCAGTGCATCCCCCTCAAGCTGCGCTTCAAGCGGCGCTGGAGTGAGGATCAGCGGCtggaggcgggcggggggggcggccctgAGGAGACGGACGACAAGAaggtgaagggggagggggaggaggcctcggccgggggggggcggcgtGTCAGCACCGACCTGCCCCACGCCACAGCCCAGCTCTCTCTGGAGAACAAGGACTCGTAG